A genome region from Brassica oleracea var. oleracea cultivar TO1000 chromosome C2, BOL, whole genome shotgun sequence includes the following:
- the LOC106326628 gene encoding UDP-glycosyltransferase 79B9-like, with the protein MYRAHDAHPLSSLSIYYERLYHRITTGLMSCDIISMRTCEEVEDEFCDYIARQYQRKVLLTGPMLPELDKSKPLEDQWSSWLTGFRQGSVVFCALGSQITLEKDQFQELCLEMELTGLPFLVAVTPPKGAKTIQEALPEGFEERVKDRGVVWGEWVQQPLILAHPSVGCFVSHCGFGSMWESLMSDCQIVLLPLLSDQILTTRLMTEELEVSVEVPREETGWFSKESLSAAIISVMDEDSELGYLVRRNHAKLKESLVSPGLLTGYTDKFVEALQDLVNDTNLD; encoded by the coding sequence ATGTACCGCGCACACGATGCTCACCCCTTGTCGTCTCTCTCCATCTACTACGAGAGGCTGTACCATCGCATAACCACAGGTCTTATGAGTTGCGATATCATTTCAATGAGGACATGCGAAGAAGTCGAAGATGAATTCTGCGACTATATCGCACGTCAATACCAGAGGAAGGTTCTTTTGACCGGTCCAATGCTTCCTGAGCTAGACAAGAGTAAACCACTTGAAGATCAGTGGAGTAGTTGGTTGACCGGATTTAGACAGGGCTCTGTCGTGTTCTGTGCATTGGGAAGCCAAATCACTCTTGAAAAGGATCAATTCCAAGAACTCTGTTTAGAAATGGAGCTTACTGGTTTACCATTTCTTGTAGCGGTAACTCCACCAAAAGGAGCAAAGACTATTCAAGAAGCATTGCCAGAAGGATTTGAGGAGCGAGTGAAGGATCGTGGAGTTGTTTGGGGAGAATGGGTGCAACAACCATTGATATTGGCTCATCCATCAGTAGGCTGCTTTGTGAGCCATTGTGGATTTGGGTCCATGTGGGAGTCTCTAATGAGTGATTGCCAAATAGTCTTGCTTCCACTTTTAAGTGATCAGATCCTCACCACTAGATTGATGACTGAGGAACTCGAGGTTTCGGTTGAAGTCCCAAGAGAAGAAACTGGTTGGTTCTCCAAGGAGAGCTTGAGTGCTGCTATCATTTCTGTGATGGATGAAGATAGCGAGTTAGGGTATCTGGTGAGGAGGAACCACGCCAAATTGAAGGAGAGCTTGGTAAGTCCTGGATTATTAACCGGTTACACCGATAAGTTTGTGGAAGCATTGCAGGATCTAGTCAACGATACAAATCTTGATTGA
- the LOC106323455 gene encoding UDP-glycosyltransferase 79B9: protein MGREMGQKFHAFMFPWFAFGHMTPYVHLANKLAEKGHRVTFLLPKKAKKQLEHLNLFPDSIVFHPITIPHVDGLPAGAETPSDIPVTLWRFLSTAMDLTRDQVEAAVRALRPDIILFDLAYWITEVAKEHGIKSMLYNVISATSIAHDLVPGGELGVPPPGYPSSTLLFRRHDAHALLSFAVYYKRFYYRVTTGLTNCDFISIRTCKEIEGKFCDYIGRQYQKKVLLTGPMLPEPDKSKPLEDKWNNLLSGFEPGSVVYCALGSQITLEKDQFQELCLGLELTGLPFFVAVTPPKGAKTIQEALPEDFEERVKGRGVVWGEWVQQPLILAHPSVGCFVSHCGFGSMWESLMSDCQIVLLPYLADQVLNTRLLTDELEVSVEVPREKTGWFSKENLRAAVTSVMDKDSDIGNLVRRNHSKLKEVVVSPGLLTGYTDNFVVTLENLLKETNLA from the coding sequence ATGGGAAGGGAAATGGGCCAAAAGTTCCATGCATTCATGTTCCCGTGGTTCGCTTTTGGTCACATGACTCCGTACGTGCATCTAGCTAACAAGTTAGCTGAGAAAGGCCATAGGGTTACTTTCTTGCTGCCCAAGAAAGCCAAGAAACAGTTAGAACATCTTAACTTGTTCCCAGACAGCATCGTCTTCCACCCTATTACCATTCCTCATGTTGATGGTCTCCCTGCTGGCGCCGAGACCCCCTCCGATATCCCGGTCACACTATGGAGGTTCTTGTCCACAGCCATGGATCTGACACGTGATCAAGTCGAAGCTGCGGTTCGTGCCTTGAGACCTGACATTATCCTGTTCGATCTTGCTTACTGGATTACGGAAGTGGCGAAAGAGCATGGAATCAAGAGTATGTTGTACAACGTGATATCAGCTACCTCTATAGCTCATGACCTTGTCCCTGGTGGTGAGTTAGGAGTTCCTCCACCTGGTTATCCTTCATCAACTTTATTGTTCCGCCGACATGATGCTCACGCCTTGCTGTCTTTCGCCGTTTACTACAAGAGGTTTTATTATCGTGTCACCACAGGTCTTACGAATTGTGATTTCATTTCCATTAGGACATGTAAAGAGATCGAAGGTAAGTTCTGCGACTATATAGGGCGTCAATACCAGAAGAAGGTTCTCTTGACGGGTCCAATGCTTCCTGAGCCAGACAAGAGTAAACCACTTGAAGATAAATGGAATAATTTGCTGAGCGGGTTTGAACCAGGCTCTGTAGTGTACTGTGCACTAGGCAGCCAAATCACCTTGGAAAAGGACCAGTTCCAAGAACTATGTTTGGGACTGGAGCTTACTGGTTTACCGTTCTTTGTAGCTGTAACCCCACCAAAAGGCGCCAAGACGATTCAAGAAGCGTTACCAGAAGATTTTGAGGAGAGGGTGAAGGGTCGTGGAGTAGTTTGGGGAGAATGGGTGCAGCAACCATTGATATTGGCTCATCCATCAGTAGGCTGTTTTGTGAGCCATTGTGGATTTGGGTCAATGTGGGAGTCTCTAATGAGTGACTGCCAAATAGTCTTGCTCCCATATTTGGCTGATCAAGTTCTCAACACGAGACTGTTGACTGACGAACTCGAGGTTTCAGTTGAAGTGCCAAGAGAAAAGACAGGATGGTTCTCTAAGGAGAACTTAAGGGCTGCAGTCACCTCTGTGATGGACAAAGATAGTGATATTGGGAATCTGGTGCGTAGGAACCACTCCAAGTTGAAGGAGGTTGTGGTTAGTCCTGGATTGTTAACTGGTTACACTGATAATTTTGTTGTCACTTTGGAGAATCTACTCAAGGAGACAAATCTTGCATGA
- the LOC106326505 gene encoding homeobox-leucine zipper protein ATHB-52 (The sequence of the model RefSeq protein was modified relative to this genomic sequence to represent the inferred CDS: added 32 bases not found in genome assembly), whose protein sequence is MENPQGQSRNKKKRLTQEQVRKLEKCFTLNNKLDPDLKLQLSNTLGLPQRRVAVWFQNKRARSKTQSLELQYCNLQSKLEAVLSYKAKLEHQVQFLQDELKRSRNLLALFTHQDSPVDDSNLGSCEEGNDNQVVVFDELYDCFVTNGHGSSSTSWV, encoded by the coding sequence ATGGAGAATCCTCAGGGTCAGAGTAGAAACAAGAAAAAGAGGCTAACACAAGAGCAAGTTAGAAAACTGGAGAAATGCTTCACGTTGAACAATAAACTCGATCCAGATCTCAAGCTTCAACTTTCCAACACGTTAGGGCTACCTCAGAGACGAGTCGCAGTCTGGTTCCAGAACAAGCGAGCAAGGTCCAAGACTCAGTCTCTCGAGCTCCAGTACTGCAATCTCCAGTCCAAGCTTGAAGCAGTTCTCTCCTATAAGGCAAAGTTAGAACATCAAGTGCAGTTTCTCCAAGATGAGCTGAAGAGGTCTAGAAATCTGCTTGCTCTGTTCACGCATCAAGATTCTCCTGTGGATGATTCTAATCTTGGTTCTTGTGAAGAAGGTAATGATAATCAAGTGGTGGTCTTTGACGAGCTTTATGATTGTTTCGTTACAAATG
- the LOC106327911 gene encoding probable aminotransferase TAT2: MDNGGSTITIKGILSLLMESISELEDEEGRCVKRVISLGMGDPTLYSCFRTTQVSLQAVSDSLLSNKFHGYAPTVGLPQTRRAIAEYLSRDLPYKLSQDDVFITSGCTQAIDVALAMLARPRANILLPRPGFPIYELCAKFRNLEVRYFDLLPENGWEIDLDAVESLADENTVALVVINPGNPCGNVYSYLHLMKIAETAKKLGILVIADEVYGHLAFGSKPFVPMGVFGSIVPVLTLGSLSKRWIVPGWRLGWFVTTDPSGSFKDPKIIERFKKYFDILGGPATFIQAAVPTILEQTDESFFKKTLNSLKNSSDICYDWINEIPCIDSSHRPEGSMAMMVKLNLSLLEDISDDIDFCFKLAREESVILLPGTAVGLKNWLRITFAADASSIEEAFKRIKCFYLRHAKTQSQIIVDL, translated from the exons ATGGATAATGGAGGATCGACAATCACAATTAAAGGGATTCTGAGTTTGCTGATGGAAAGCATCTCAGAGTTGGAAGATGAAGAAGGAAGATGCGTGAAGAGAGTTATATCACTTGGAATGGGAGACCCAACACTCTACTCGTGTTTCCGTACAACACAAGTTTCACTTCAAGCTGTTTCAGATTCTCTTCTCTCCAACAAGTTCCATGGTTATGCTCCCACCGTTGGTCTTCCTCAAACTCGAAG GGCAATCGCAGAGTATCTATCGCGTGATCTTCCATACAAACTATCTCAAGACGATGTGTTCATCACATCTGGTTGCACGCAAGCAATCGATGTAGCATTGGCAATGCTCGCTCGTCCCAGGGCCAATATACTTCTTCCTAGGCCCGGTTTCCCAATCTATGAACTCTGTGCTAAGTTTAGAAACCTCGAGGTTCGCTACTTCGACCTTCTTCCAGAAAACGGATGGGAGATCGATCTTGATGCTGTCGAGTCTCTTGCAGACGAAAACACAGTTGCTTTGGTTGTTATAAACCCTGGTAATCCTTGCGGGAATGTCTATAGTTACCTGCATTTGATGAAG ATTGCGGAAACGGCGAAAAAACTAGGGATTCTTGTGATTGCTGATGAAGTTTATGGTCATCTTGCTTTTGGGAGCAAACCGTTTGTGCCAATGGGTGTGTTTGGATCTATCGTTCCGGTGCTTACTCTTGGATCTTTATCAAAGAGATGGATAGTTCCTGGTTGGCGGCTTGGTTGGTTCGTGACCACTGACCCTTCTGGCTCGTTTAAAGATCCAAAG ATCATCGAGCGGTTCAAGAAATACTTTGATATTCTTGGTGGACCAGCCACATTTATCCAG GCTGCAGTTCCCACGATTCTGGAACAGACGGACGAATCATTCTTCAAGAAAACGTTGAACTCGTTGAAGAACTCTTCGGATATATGCTATGACTGGATCAACGAGATTCCTTGCATTGATTCCTCGCATCGACCAGAAGGATCCATGGCAATGATG GTTAAGCTGAATCTCTCGTTACTAGAAGATATAAGCGACGATATCGACTTCTGTTTCAAGCTAGCTAGAGAAGAATCAGTCATTCTTCTTCCTG GGACTGCGGTGGGGCTTAAGAACTGGCTGAGGATAACGTTTGCGGCTGATGCATCTTCGATAGAAGAAGCTTTTAAAAGGATCAAATGTTTTTATCTCAGACATGCCAAGACTCAATCTCAAATCATAGTTGATTTGTGA